A portion of the Oryzias melastigma strain HK-1 linkage group LG1, ASM292280v2, whole genome shotgun sequence genome contains these proteins:
- the sgms2a gene encoding phosphatidylcholine:ceramide cholinephosphotransferase 2: MASQELGNARESATDNLKPGIDNDAAPGTNKSCPVHAPSGEETKRGFRKGMSRHNDYVKITVPESKVNRLPAEWWKTVIAFFYAAFNLVLTTVVITVVHERVPPKETSPPLPDKFFDYIDRVQWAFAVTEINGMLLVAIWMIQLFFFKYKSIVFRRFFFLIGTLYLYRCVTMYITTLPVPGVHMTCAPKLYGDSQAKLQRILRLMSGGGLSMTNSHLLCGDFLYSGHTVMLTLTYLFIKEYSPRSFWWYHLICWLLSAVGVVCILVAHEHYSVDVVVAYFITSRLFWWYHTMANLQTLKCSPNNYLTNTWWNPLFNFLERNVQTSVPCSFVWPLSWPSVCLKNPCKKYSMVQSTREE, from the exons ATGGCTTCACAGGAGCTCGGAAACGCCAGAGAGTCTGCCACCGACAATCTGAAGCCAGGAATTGACAATGATGCTGCGCCCGGCACCAACAAATCCTGCCCCGTCCACGCTCCGAGTGGCGAGGAGACCAAGAGGGGCTTCCGGAAGGGCATGAGCAGACACAATGACTATGTGAAAATCACCGTGCCTGAGTCCAAAGTCAACCGTCTGCCCGCCGAGTGGTGGAAGACGGTCATCGCCTTTTTCTACGCTGCTTTTAACCTGGTCTTGACGACCGTGGTCATCACCGTCGTGCACGAGAGAGTCCCACCGAAAGAGACCAGCCCGCCTCTTCCTGATAAGTTTTTTGACTACATCGACCGGGTGCAGTGGGCCTTTGCGGTGACAGAGATCAACGGCATGCTGCTGGTGgccatctggatgatccagctctttttctttaaatacaa GTCGATAGTGTTTCGGAGGTTCTTCTTCCTCATCGGCACCCTGTACTTGTACCGTTGTGTGACCATGTACATCACCACCCTGCCTGTGCCTGGCGTGCACATGACCTGTGCTCCTAAG CTTTACGGAGACTCCCAGGCAAAACTTCAGCGAATTCTGCGGCTGATGTCCGGCGGAGGCCTCTCCATGACAAACTCTCATCTGCTGTGTGGAGACTTCCTCTACAGTGGGCACACAGTGATGCTCACCCTCACCTACTTGTTCATCAAGGAGT ATTCGCCGCGGTCGTTTTGGTGGTACCATCTCATATGCTGGCTGCTGAGTGCTGTGGGTGTGGTCTGCATCCTGGTGGCCCACGAGCACTACAGCGTGGACGTAGTTGTGGCCTACTTCATCACATCCCGTCTGTTCTGGTGGTACCACACCATGGCCAACTTACAG ACCCTAAAATGCTCGCCCAACAATTATCTCACCAACACCTGGTGGAACCCGTTGTTTAACTTCCTGGAGAGGAACGTGCAAACGTCGGTGCCGTGCTCCTTCGTTTGGCCCCTCTCCTGGCCGTCTGTGTGCCTGAAGAACCCCTGCAAGAAGTACTCCATGGTACAAAGCACACGGGAGGAGTAA